A genomic region of Parus major isolate Abel chromosome 14, Parus_major1.1, whole genome shotgun sequence contains the following coding sequences:
- the LOC107211001 gene encoding interleukin-9 receptor-like, protein MGGVVWQLGLQLCIAAVLIFGGGRGRELSGSLSCLNNYVTTVSCMWVMEKPVGDGPFHLHFTNLWSKGHNASCKLTATESMQNQYHCTIHLASQILETDGYRVSLQGNFFGHNHTYMIFPEYNPRKHIKLDPPLNIQSNATASKCQIWWSVWNVPWYLAEILQYELQYKEYSMSWEVALNKTLPSSLPQVEIEATELRSGIAYTARVRCKVSENENSYHSQWSEWSQTTVFQRTDVPKVSEKILNTKTMQYLFIPLSFGTLLYLFWTCKLSSRAKSLTCFNIPTPAAFFQPLYSLHNGNFKDWVGSNEACSQLEREEASNSNKVNADRVSDLNTQELISQMSLKPTGSTDVVTAEENFAFASGPSQQYVPSRYIRAEEIELWPGLLFSPNHADDTVGLKISETVKDNLESPSVGRKYSSHSQHGNGDLLMLQESLGIADVSFSGSDYCTLCDNDTTGGLISAELLKLSNGSSRVKHQKDQ, encoded by the exons ATGGGAGGAGTTGTGTGGCAGTTGGGCCTCCAGCTCTgcattgctgctgtgctgatctttggtggaggaagaggaagag agctctctggcAGCCTGAGCTGCCTGAATAACTACGTGACGACTGTGAGCTGCATGTGGGTAATGGAGAAGCCAGTGGGTGATGGACCTTTCCACCTGCATTTCACCAA CCTCTGGTCAAAGGGCCACAACGCCAGCTGCAAACTGACTGCCACAGAGAGTATGCAGAATCAGTACCACTGCACAATCCATTTAGCCAGCCAGATCTTGGAAACAGATGGTTACAGAGTCTCTCTCCAAGGAAACTTCTTTGGACATAATCACACATACATGATCTTTCCAGAGTACAATCCCCGCAAGCACA TAAAACTTGATCCACCTTTGAATATCCAGAGCAATGCCACTGCCAGCAAGTGCCAGATATGGTGGAGCGTATGGAATGTGCCTTGGTACCTCGCTGAAATTCTCCAATATGAGTTGCAGTATAAGGAGTACAGCATGTCCTGGGAG GTTGCATTGAACAAGACACTACCCAGTTCACTGCCACAGGTAGAAATTGAAGCCACAGAGCTCCGCAGTGGCATTGCTTACACTGCAAGAGTTCGCTGCAAAGtttctgaaaatgagaattcaTACCACAGTCAGTGGAGTGAGTGGAGCCAGACAACAGTGTTTCAAAGAACAG ATGTCCCAAAAGTCTCTGAAAAGATTCTAAATACCAAAACTATGCAGTACTTATTCATTCCTCTGAGTTTTGGCACTCTGCTCTATTTATTCTGGACCTGTAAGCTTTCCTCAAG GGCAAAAAGCCTCACCTGTTTTAACATTCCCACGCCAGCTGCTTTCTTTCAGCCACTCTATAGTTTGCACAATGGGAATTTCAAg GACTGGGTTGGATCAAATGAGGCTTGTAGCCAACTTGAAAGAGAAGAGGCCAGCAACTCAAACAAAGTGAATGCAGATAGAGTTTCTGATTTAAACACCCAAGAGCTGATTTCCCAAATGTCATTGAAACCTACAGGAAGCACAGATGTGGttactgcagaagaaaactttgCATTTGCCTCAGGTCCAAGCCAGCAGTATGTCCCCAGCAGGTACATAAGAGCAGAAGAGATAGAATTGTGGCCAGGACTATTGTTTTCACCAAACCATGCTGATGATACCGTTGGCCTGAAAATCTCTGAAACAGTTAAAGACAACCTTGAGAGCCCTAGTGTTGGAAGGAAGTATTCCTCTCACTCACAACATGGAAATGGTGACCTTCTTATGCTTCAAGAATCTTTGGGGATAGCAGATGTGTCCTTCAGTGGTAGTGACTATTGTACTTTGTGTGACAATGATACCACAGGAGGTTTGATTTCTGCTGAACTGCTGAAGCTTTCTAATGGCAGTAGTCGTGTTAAACATCAGAAAGATCAGTGA